From a single Planctellipticum variicoloris genomic region:
- the hrpA gene encoding ATP-dependent RNA helicase HrpA gives MTPSLVDLEQSLSETLLIDRHRLRRDLRSIRDAERAGRPFDRSLTRLQQNFERSHAAYLARAARKWEIAYDDQLPVVQRKDELAAAIRDHQVIIVCGETGSGKSTQLPKICLELGRGVAGTIGHTQPRRIAARSVATRIADELKVSVGREVGFQVRFQDATGPSTQIKLMTDGVLLAETQSDRWLNQYDTLIIDEAHERSLNIDFLLGYLHGLLPRRPELKLIVTSATIDAERFADHFRTVVKDVPVFEVSGRMYPVEVLYRPPVPDEDTGEIELQAAIADAVQEVTARGPGDILVFLPTEREIHETVKTLKGRTFGGSKPDLLPLYARLSTAEQQKVFQTSNSRRIILSTNVAESSLTVPGIRYVVDTGTARISRYSPRSKLQRLPIEAVAQASADQRAGRCGRIGPGVCIRLFAEEDYQKRERYTAPEILRSNLAAVILQTQMLGLGHIEDFPFLEAPKSDAIRDGYKTLFELGAAAPLPDAPGSNTKSNVYQLTDLGRQLGRLPVDPRIGRIILAGADEGCLNEVLILASVLEAQDPRDRPLEKQQAADEAHAQFRDEDSDFLGLLKLWDFYHQLKETCTRSQLKKACQQNFLSMIRMKEWLDVHRELVDVVTQAGLKPTPRKNQFEPIHRALLTGFLSSIAQKTESAEYLVAGSQKAFIWPGSGIVGKKPKWIVAGELVETTRKYLRTVARIDPNWLEPLAEHLVTRTYSEPHWSAEMGAAMAWEKVTLFGLTIVPRRRIRYQKIDPANSRELFLQHALVEGDVASPPDFLQFNRELIAELTELQERSRRGQAVRDDEAFYEFYDQRIPAEFCDLQRLTQWLKQSPKAETQRLWMTEDDVFEPGAAAVTREAFPDTLETRGLKLPLVYKLDPGSTHDGVTLTVPQPALNQLDRDRLGWLVPGLVEEKVSALLRSLPKDLRRDLVPIPDTARQIAAALKFGEGALIPQICAVIDREFRKSIPPSAFDETRLPDHLRLQVAVVDAAGKPIAEGRDVVGLQKEFGGAAAASFTNADDPRWQRDGLTSWNFGTLPQEVSVKRAGVVMTGYPTLIDNGETVSLRLVDTLARAEHELRFGVRRLACLALKRELKQAVDRLPQINAWSLAAPTFPQPCPMRQHITELIADRACFPTAALPRSETAFRDAIVDGHTRLAAAIAEVSQTVGQIVEAFTTVRKTWKARANPAWEISRKDEQLHLSRLLAPGFLVRTPWQWLLHYARYLKTISQRLDKLAAGGHLRDQQLLTQVRPRWTRGQDRKDQHAQRHVYDPELELYNGMAEEYRVATFAQELGTAMSVSDKRLDKQWEKVAE, from the coding sequence ATGACACCCTCCCTTGTGGATCTGGAACAGTCTCTTTCCGAGACATTGCTCATCGACCGTCACCGGCTGCGCCGGGATTTGCGTTCGATCCGCGATGCCGAGCGCGCCGGCCGCCCGTTCGACCGCAGCCTGACCCGGCTGCAGCAGAACTTTGAGCGGTCTCATGCCGCCTATCTGGCCCGGGCCGCGCGGAAGTGGGAGATTGCCTATGACGACCAGCTTCCCGTCGTGCAGCGCAAGGACGAACTGGCCGCCGCCATCCGCGATCATCAGGTGATCATCGTCTGCGGCGAAACAGGTTCCGGGAAATCGACTCAGCTTCCGAAAATCTGTCTCGAGCTCGGCCGGGGCGTGGCCGGGACCATCGGCCACACCCAACCCCGCCGGATTGCCGCCCGTTCGGTCGCCACCCGCATCGCCGACGAGCTGAAGGTCTCAGTCGGCCGCGAAGTCGGCTTTCAGGTCCGCTTTCAGGACGCGACCGGGCCGTCGACGCAGATCAAGCTGATGACCGACGGCGTGCTGCTGGCCGAAACGCAGTCTGACCGCTGGCTCAATCAGTACGACACGCTGATCATCGACGAGGCCCACGAACGCTCGCTGAACATCGACTTCCTGCTGGGTTACCTCCACGGCCTGCTTCCCCGCCGGCCCGAACTGAAACTGATCGTCACCTCCGCCACCATCGACGCCGAACGCTTCGCCGACCACTTTCGCACCGTCGTCAAAGACGTCCCGGTCTTCGAAGTCTCCGGCCGGATGTACCCCGTCGAAGTCCTCTACCGACCGCCGGTCCCTGACGAAGACACCGGCGAAATCGAGCTTCAGGCGGCGATCGCCGACGCCGTCCAGGAAGTGACCGCCCGCGGTCCCGGCGACATCCTCGTCTTTCTGCCGACCGAACGCGAGATTCACGAGACCGTCAAGACGCTTAAAGGGCGCACGTTCGGCGGAAGCAAGCCCGATCTGCTCCCGCTTTATGCCCGACTGTCGACCGCCGAGCAGCAGAAAGTCTTTCAGACCTCCAACAGCCGGCGGATCATCCTCTCCACCAACGTCGCCGAGTCCTCGCTCACCGTGCCCGGCATCCGTTACGTCGTCGATACCGGCACCGCCCGCATCAGCCGGTACTCGCCCCGTTCCAAGCTGCAACGGCTCCCCATTGAGGCCGTCGCGCAGGCCTCCGCCGATCAGCGGGCCGGTCGCTGCGGCCGCATCGGCCCAGGTGTCTGCATCCGGCTGTTTGCCGAAGAGGACTACCAGAAACGGGAGCGGTACACGGCTCCCGAAATCCTCCGTTCAAACCTGGCCGCTGTCATCCTGCAGACGCAGATGCTCGGCCTTGGCCATATCGAGGACTTTCCGTTCCTGGAAGCCCCCAAGTCCGACGCCATCCGTGATGGCTACAAGACGCTCTTCGAACTTGGCGCCGCCGCGCCACTCCCCGATGCGCCGGGTTCCAACACAAAGTCCAATGTCTACCAGCTCACCGATCTGGGCCGGCAGCTCGGTCGCCTGCCGGTCGATCCGCGCATCGGCCGGATCATCCTCGCCGGAGCTGACGAAGGCTGCCTCAACGAAGTCCTGATTCTCGCCTCTGTCCTCGAAGCCCAGGACCCTCGCGACCGTCCGCTGGAGAAGCAGCAGGCCGCCGACGAGGCCCACGCCCAGTTCCGCGACGAGGACTCCGATTTCCTCGGCCTGCTGAAACTGTGGGACTTCTATCACCAGCTCAAGGAAACCTGCACTCGCAGCCAGTTGAAAAAGGCCTGCCAGCAGAACTTCCTGTCGATGATCCGCATGAAGGAATGGCTCGATGTCCATCGCGAACTGGTCGACGTCGTCACGCAGGCGGGATTGAAGCCGACGCCGCGGAAAAACCAGTTCGAACCGATCCACCGCGCCCTGCTGACCGGTTTTCTCTCCAGCATCGCGCAGAAAACCGAATCTGCCGAGTACCTGGTCGCCGGCTCGCAGAAAGCTTTTATCTGGCCCGGCTCCGGAATCGTCGGTAAGAAGCCGAAATGGATCGTCGCCGGCGAACTGGTCGAAACGACCCGCAAGTATCTCCGCACCGTCGCACGCATCGATCCGAACTGGCTGGAGCCTCTCGCGGAGCACCTCGTCACGCGGACCTACAGCGAACCCCACTGGAGCGCCGAAATGGGGGCCGCGATGGCGTGGGAGAAAGTCACGCTGTTCGGTCTCACGATCGTCCCCCGCCGCCGCATCCGCTATCAGAAGATCGATCCGGCCAACTCTCGCGAACTGTTCCTGCAGCACGCGCTCGTCGAGGGAGACGTCGCCAGCCCCCCCGACTTCCTGCAGTTCAACCGCGAACTGATCGCCGAACTGACCGAACTGCAGGAACGCTCCCGCCGTGGTCAGGCGGTCCGCGACGACGAAGCCTTCTACGAATTCTACGACCAGCGAATCCCCGCTGAGTTCTGCGACCTCCAGCGGCTGACGCAGTGGCTCAAGCAGTCTCCCAAAGCGGAGACGCAGCGGCTCTGGATGACCGAGGACGATGTCTTCGAACCGGGCGCCGCCGCTGTCACACGGGAGGCCTTCCCCGACACCCTCGAAACTCGCGGTCTGAAGCTCCCGCTGGTCTACAAGCTCGATCCGGGCTCGACCCACGACGGCGTCACTCTCACCGTCCCGCAACCGGCACTCAATCAGCTCGACCGCGACCGGCTCGGCTGGCTGGTTCCCGGCCTGGTCGAGGAAAAAGTCTCCGCCCTGCTCCGCTCGCTTCCGAAGGATCTCCGCCGGGATCTGGTCCCGATCCCCGACACCGCTCGGCAGATCGCCGCCGCCCTCAAGTTCGGCGAAGGCGCCCTCATCCCGCAGATCTGTGCGGTGATTGATCGCGAGTTCCGCAAGTCAATTCCCCCCAGCGCCTTCGACGAGACCCGCCTGCCCGATCACCTCCGCCTGCAGGTCGCGGTGGTCGACGCCGCCGGCAAGCCGATCGCCGAAGGGCGGGACGTCGTCGGGCTGCAGAAAGAATTTGGCGGGGCCGCGGCCGCCAGCTTCACCAACGCCGACGATCCCCGCTGGCAGCGCGATGGCCTCACGAGCTGGAACTTCGGCACGCTGCCGCAGGAAGTCTCCGTCAAACGGGCCGGCGTCGTCATGACCGGCTACCCCACGCTGATCGACAACGGCGAAACGGTTTCCCTCCGGCTCGTTGATACGCTCGCGAGAGCCGAACACGAGCTGCGCTTCGGCGTCCGCCGGCTCGCCTGCCTGGCCCTCAAGCGGGAGCTCAAGCAAGCCGTCGACCGCCTGCCGCAGATCAACGCCTGGAGCCTCGCCGCTCCAACCTTCCCGCAGCCCTGCCCGATGCGGCAGCACATCACCGAGCTGATCGCCGACCGGGCCTGCTTCCCGACCGCCGCGCTCCCTCGCTCCGAGACCGCATTTCGCGACGCCATCGTCGACGGCCACACCCGGCTGGCCGCCGCCATTGCCGAAGTGAGCCAGACCGTCGGCCAGATCGTCGAGGCGTTCACGACGGTCCGCAAGACCTGGAAAGCCCGCGCCAATCCAGCGTGGGAGATCAGCCGCAAAGACGAGCAGCTCCACCTGTCCCGCCTGCTGGCGCCCGGCTTTCTGGTCCGGACGCCGTGGCAGTGGCTGCTCCACTATGCACGCTACCTCAAAACGATCAGCCAGCGGCTGGACAAGCTCGCCGCCGGCGGCCACCTCCGCGATCAGCAGCTCCTGACGCAGGTCCGCCCGAGATGGACTCGCGGCCAGGACCGCAAAGACCAGCACGCCCAGCGCCACGTCTACGACCCCGAACTCGAACTCTATAACGGCATGGCCGAAGAATATCGCGTCGCCACGTTCGCCCAGGAACTGGGGACGGCGATGTCGGTCTCCGACAAGCGTCTCGACAAGCAGTGGGAGAAGGTCGCGGAGTAG
- a CDS encoding prolyl oligopeptidase family serine peptidase: MRLTPFCVLLVLPLGLSASLHAADADPRRPTAIATEHVPTVTDELWDRLRQYQNVRSASFRGWAPDGRGILIQTQLGNVAQLHRVYEPGGRREQVTFSDEPVSGRFVKGRKDGALLLTSSRGGDENNQIFLLEPETGRPRMLSDGKSRNLLGPVAQDGSFCIVAANRANPQHMDLYRVPLDGGEWEPLLKVAGDTWFPTDLSPNGKRLLLNRYVSINESHPAVLDIETKVLTPLAVAPSISGTVSIGNLRFNAAGDKEILSTDARGEFQQLATLDPVSARWKWSELAPPWDCEEIEVDPHTDQQAYVFNVDGVSDVWLETAGGRRKLDLPEGNVGGLEFSSDGKQLGFTFSPTNAPSEAYSLELATGKLTRWTYSETGGLNPATFTKPRQIRWKSFDDREISGWLATPKASSATQKSPVLISIHGGPESQYRPFYSGITQFYLDELGIAVISPNVRGSAGYGKTFLRLDNAEKREDSVRDIGALLDWIAAQPDLDASRVAVIGGSYGGFMVLSTMSHYSDRLKCGVDIVGIANFITFLERTSGYRRDLRRAEYGDERDPAMRKVFEEINPTGNAHKIRVPLLVIHGRNDPRVPFSEAEQIAPIVRKNDVPVWTVYADNEGHGFSRRDNRDYQTAAIALFLEAFLTNK; this comes from the coding sequence ATGCGATTGACGCCATTCTGCGTGCTGCTGGTCCTGCCCCTGGGTCTCTCGGCGTCATTGCATGCCGCCGACGCCGATCCCCGGCGGCCAACGGCGATTGCCACGGAACATGTGCCAACGGTGACCGACGAACTGTGGGACCGGCTCCGGCAGTACCAGAACGTGCGTTCGGCGTCATTTCGGGGGTGGGCGCCGGACGGGCGCGGCATCCTGATTCAGACGCAGCTCGGGAACGTGGCTCAGCTCCACCGAGTTTACGAACCCGGCGGGCGGCGCGAGCAGGTGACGTTTTCCGACGAACCGGTCAGCGGCCGGTTTGTGAAAGGCCGGAAGGACGGGGCGCTGCTGCTGACGAGTTCGCGCGGCGGGGATGAGAACAACCAGATCTTTCTGCTGGAACCCGAAACCGGCCGGCCGCGGATGCTCAGCGACGGCAAGTCGCGGAATCTGCTGGGACCGGTGGCGCAGGACGGCTCGTTCTGCATCGTGGCCGCCAATCGGGCGAATCCCCAGCATATGGATCTGTACCGCGTGCCGCTCGATGGCGGGGAGTGGGAGCCACTTCTCAAGGTCGCGGGGGACACGTGGTTTCCGACAGACCTGTCACCGAACGGAAAGCGACTGCTGCTGAATCGATACGTCTCGATCAACGAGAGTCACCCGGCGGTGCTCGATATTGAGACGAAAGTTCTGACGCCATTGGCGGTCGCCCCTAGTATCTCTGGTACGGTTTCCATTGGAAACCTGCGTTTCAACGCTGCTGGAGACAAGGAGATTCTGAGCACCGATGCGCGAGGAGAGTTCCAGCAGCTCGCGACGCTCGACCCGGTCTCGGCGAGGTGGAAATGGAGCGAGCTGGCCCCGCCGTGGGATTGCGAGGAGATCGAAGTCGATCCGCACACCGATCAGCAGGCGTACGTGTTCAATGTTGATGGCGTCAGCGACGTCTGGCTGGAGACGGCCGGTGGACGTCGGAAGCTCGATCTGCCGGAAGGGAATGTCGGCGGGCTGGAGTTCTCGTCGGACGGGAAGCAACTTGGTTTCACGTTTTCACCAACGAATGCCCCGTCCGAGGCGTATTCGCTGGAACTGGCGACCGGCAAGCTGACCCGCTGGACTTACAGCGAAACCGGCGGACTGAACCCGGCGACGTTTACGAAGCCCCGGCAGATCCGCTGGAAGAGTTTCGATGACCGGGAAATCTCAGGCTGGCTGGCGACACCGAAAGCCTCGTCCGCCACACAGAAGTCGCCCGTGCTGATTTCGATCCACGGCGGGCCGGAGTCGCAATACCGGCCGTTCTATTCGGGGATCACGCAGTTCTACCTCGACGAACTGGGAATCGCAGTGATCTCGCCCAATGTGCGGGGCTCCGCGGGATACGGCAAGACCTTCCTCCGACTGGACAACGCCGAAAAGCGGGAAGACAGCGTGCGGGACATCGGGGCGCTGCTCGACTGGATCGCCGCGCAGCCGGATCTGGATGCCTCGCGCGTGGCAGTCATCGGCGGGTCGTACGGCGGCTTCATGGTCCTCTCGACGATGTCGCACTACAGCGATCGGCTGAAGTGTGGCGTCGATATCGTCGGCATCGCGAACTTCATTACGTTTCTGGAGCGGACCAGCGGCTACCGGCGGGATCTGCGGCGGGCCGAATACGGCGACGAACGCGACCCCGCGATGCGGAAGGTCTTCGAGGAGATCAATCCGACCGGCAATGCCCACAAGATCCGCGTGCCGCTGCTGGTGATTCACGGCCGGAACGATCCGCGGGTGCCATTTTCCGAGGCCGAGCAGATTGCGCCGATCGTCCGCAAGAATGACGTCCCGGTCTGGACAGTCTACGCCGACAACGAAGGACATGGCTTCAGCCGGCGCGACAACCGGGACTATCAGACGGCGGCGATTGCGCTGTTTCTGGAGGCGTTTCTGACGAACAAATGA
- a CDS encoding CocE/NonD family hydrolase translates to MPVRCRLLLCLLIVSGLSGPVLAQVPDPALLSSYIQLHYTKQEHLIPMRDGVKLFTSIYIPTDATKKYPLLLKRTPYSVGPYGPDKMTAGLGPSEHFARAGYIFVNQDVRGRYQSEGEFVQVTPHKVGKQTHQQCDESSDTYDTIEWLLKNVPGHNGRVGMYGISYPGFYCSAGMIDAHPALIAVSPQAPVADWYFDDFMHNGAFFLAHAYRWLASHAGERPKPTTERGPPPAYPTLDGYKLFLEAGTIQEIDKTHLKEAIPFWKEMMVHPNRDEFWETRNILPHLKNVAPKVMVVTGWYDAEDLYGSFKTYQSIEKLNPNVNNVLVVGPWSHGGWSGGNGDRLGNVSFGSNTGAFYRAEIEFPFFEKSLKDKDVEALAEATVFETGSNTWRTFDAWPPKNAESKTFFLRAGGGLEATAPSEPDAGGFDEYVSDPAKPVPSTEIVANGMTIEYMVDDQRFAARRPDVLVYETPVLEQDLAVAGPLQVDLWVATTGTDADFVVKLVDVFPDSTDKAKLPNYQMMVRSEVFRGRFRNSFAKPEPFVPGEPARIQFELLDVLHRFQKGHKLMVQIQSTWFPLVDRNPQKYVPNIFLAKPEDFQKATHRVFRSAVHPTSLRFGTLPTAK, encoded by the coding sequence ATGCCGGTTCGCTGTCGTCTGCTGTTGTGCCTGCTGATCGTGTCGGGGCTGTCCGGGCCGGTATTGGCTCAGGTGCCCGATCCCGCGCTGCTGTCCTCGTACATTCAGCTCCATTACACGAAGCAGGAGCATCTGATTCCGATGCGAGACGGCGTGAAGCTGTTCACGTCGATCTATATTCCGACCGACGCCACGAAGAAGTATCCGCTGCTGTTGAAGCGGACGCCGTATTCCGTCGGCCCTTATGGTCCAGACAAGATGACGGCCGGGCTGGGGCCGAGCGAACACTTTGCGCGGGCGGGGTACATCTTCGTCAACCAGGACGTGCGGGGGCGGTATCAGTCCGAAGGGGAGTTCGTGCAGGTCACGCCGCACAAGGTCGGGAAGCAGACCCATCAGCAGTGCGACGAGAGCAGCGATACCTACGACACCATCGAATGGCTCCTCAAGAACGTGCCGGGCCACAACGGGCGCGTCGGGATGTACGGCATTTCGTATCCCGGTTTTTACTGCTCGGCGGGGATGATCGACGCCCATCCGGCGTTGATCGCGGTCTCGCCGCAGGCGCCAGTCGCCGACTGGTACTTCGACGATTTCATGCACAACGGAGCGTTCTTTCTGGCACACGCCTATCGCTGGCTGGCCAGCCATGCCGGAGAACGCCCGAAGCCGACGACCGAGCGCGGACCGCCGCCGGCGTATCCGACGCTCGACGGGTACAAGCTGTTTCTGGAAGCGGGAACGATTCAGGAAATCGACAAGACACATCTCAAAGAGGCCATTCCGTTCTGGAAGGAGATGATGGTCCATCCGAACCGCGACGAGTTCTGGGAGACGCGGAACATCCTGCCGCACCTGAAGAACGTCGCCCCGAAGGTGATGGTCGTCACCGGCTGGTACGACGCGGAAGACCTCTACGGGTCCTTCAAAACGTATCAGTCCATCGAAAAGCTGAACCCGAACGTCAACAACGTGCTGGTGGTCGGGCCGTGGTCGCACGGCGGCTGGTCGGGCGGCAACGGCGACCGGCTGGGAAATGTTTCCTTCGGCTCCAATACCGGGGCGTTCTACCGGGCGGAGATTGAGTTCCCGTTCTTCGAGAAGTCTCTCAAGGACAAGGACGTGGAGGCCCTGGCAGAGGCGACAGTCTTCGAGACCGGCTCCAACACGTGGCGGACATTCGATGCGTGGCCGCCGAAGAACGCCGAATCGAAAACGTTCTTCCTGAGGGCGGGGGGCGGACTTGAAGCGACGGCTCCCTCTGAACCGGACGCCGGCGGGTTTGACGAATACGTCAGCGACCCGGCGAAGCCGGTGCCGTCGACGGAAATCGTCGCCAATGGGATGACGATCGAGTACATGGTGGACGATCAGCGATTTGCGGCCCGTCGGCCAGACGTGCTGGTCTACGAGACGCCGGTGCTGGAACAGGATCTGGCAGTCGCCGGACCGCTGCAGGTCGACCTGTGGGTTGCGACGACCGGGACTGATGCGGATTTCGTCGTGAAGCTGGTCGATGTCTTCCCGGATTCCACAGACAAAGCGAAGCTGCCCAATTACCAGATGATGGTCCGTAGCGAGGTCTTCCGCGGCCGGTTCCGGAACAGTTTTGCGAAGCCGGAGCCGTTCGTGCCCGGCGAGCCGGCGCGGATTCAGTTTGAGCTGCTGGACGTGCTGCACCGGTTCCAGAAGGGCCACAAGCTGATGGTGCAGATCCAGAGCACGTGGTTTCCGCTGGTGGATCGCAACCCGCAGAAGTACGTGCCGAACATCTTTCTGGCGAAGCCAGAGGATTTTCAGAAAGCGACGCACCGCGTCTTTCGCTCGGCAGTGCACCCGACCAGCCTGCGATTCGGCACATTGCCGACGGCGAAGTGA
- a CDS encoding YeiH family protein — MSDADPAVETSPDEIVICSPKSSLNTEDWWAIWLGALILLGSLAIVWASRPADLDARTEKVVQLRTEADALSIKPDSDPADVKSFRKELDDAKKKLAVNPLKSWMGKVGGWSNDPTRAFLDKSGQSALPGLAGIWLISLVLFGIGRACMGKPVATFPLAFTVVFLLAVAAQLLAGQNVVKHYNLEYALWALVVGLLISNTVGTPAWLQSAVQTEFYIKTGLVLLGAEVLFNRLLELGLPGVFVAWVVTPIVLISTYIFGQKILKIESRSLNMVICADMSVCGVSAAIATGAACKAKKEELSLAIGLSLTFTVIMMIVMPAAIQAMGMSPVLGGAWIGGTIDSTGAVAAAGGMLGETGLAVAATVKMIQNILIGVVAFCVAIYWVTWVEKTPGAPTPGVMEIWRRFPKFVIGFVVASIAFSWLQSQGLESQAITAAVTTDVGGVLRGWFFCLAFVSIGLETNFRELAKYLVGGKPLILYVCGQTLNLALTLFMAWLMFEKVFPNAASALSR, encoded by the coding sequence ATGTCGGACGCCGATCCAGCCGTTGAGACGTCCCCGGATGAAATCGTCATCTGTTCTCCCAAGTCGTCGTTGAACACCGAGGACTGGTGGGCGATCTGGCTGGGAGCGCTGATCCTGCTCGGTTCGCTGGCGATCGTCTGGGCGTCCCGCCCCGCCGATCTCGATGCGCGGACGGAGAAGGTCGTCCAACTGCGTACCGAAGCCGACGCTCTTTCCATCAAGCCGGATTCCGATCCGGCGGATGTGAAGAGTTTTCGAAAAGAGTTGGATGACGCGAAGAAGAAGCTGGCGGTCAACCCTCTCAAGTCGTGGATGGGAAAAGTCGGCGGCTGGAGCAACGATCCGACCAGGGCGTTTCTTGACAAGTCCGGCCAGAGCGCTCTGCCGGGGCTGGCGGGGATCTGGCTGATCAGCCTGGTGCTGTTCGGGATCGGCCGAGCCTGCATGGGCAAGCCCGTGGCGACATTTCCCCTCGCATTCACCGTCGTGTTTCTGCTCGCGGTCGCCGCTCAACTGCTGGCCGGTCAGAATGTTGTCAAGCATTACAACCTGGAGTACGCCCTCTGGGCGCTGGTGGTCGGGCTGTTGATCAGCAACACCGTCGGGACTCCCGCCTGGCTGCAGTCCGCGGTCCAGACGGAATTTTACATCAAAACCGGCCTCGTTCTGCTTGGGGCGGAAGTTCTCTTTAACCGGCTGCTCGAACTCGGTCTGCCCGGCGTGTTCGTCGCCTGGGTCGTCACCCCGATCGTGCTGATCTCGACGTATATCTTCGGCCAGAAGATCCTCAAGATCGAATCCCGTTCGCTCAACATGGTGATCTGTGCGGACATGTCGGTCTGCGGGGTGTCCGCGGCGATCGCGACCGGAGCCGCCTGCAAGGCGAAGAAAGAAGAACTCTCCCTGGCCATTGGACTCTCGCTGACCTTCACCGTGATCATGATGATCGTCATGCCGGCCGCCATTCAGGCGATGGGCATGAGTCCCGTCCTGGGCGGCGCGTGGATCGGCGGCACGATCGACTCGACCGGCGCGGTCGCCGCCGCGGGAGGCATGCTGGGCGAAACCGGGCTGGCGGTCGCCGCCACCGTGAAGATGATCCAGAACATCTTGATCGGCGTCGTCGCCTTCTGCGTCGCCATCTACTGGGTGACCTGGGTCGAAAAGACTCCGGGCGCACCAACTCCCGGCGTCATGGAGATCTGGCGGCGTTTCCCAAAATTCGTGATCGGTTTCGTCGTCGCTTCGATTGCTTTCTCGTGGCTGCAATCGCAGGGGCTCGAAAGCCAGGCGATCACCGCGGCCGTCACAACGGACGTCGGCGGAGTCCTCCGCGGCTGGTTCTTCTGCCTGGCGTTCGTCAGCATCGGGCTCGAAACCAATTTTCGCGAACTGGCCAAGTACCTCGTCGGCGGCAAGCCGCTGATCCTCTACGTCTGCGGACAAACCCTGAATCTCGCCCTGACGCTGTTCATGGCCTGGCTGATGTTCGAAAAGGTGTTCCCCAATGCCGCCAGCGCCCTCAGCAGGTAA
- a CDS encoding DUF2237 family protein, whose product MTRQAKNVLGSPLQTCSLSPLTGFYRTGCCDTGADDLGLHIVCTEVTAEFLEFSQQRGNDLSTPMPEFGFPGLQPGDRWCLCVTRWKEALEADMAPLVHLEATHMSALEFVDLEDLQRHAVPTED is encoded by the coding sequence ATGACTCGTCAGGCGAAGAACGTCCTCGGAAGTCCGCTGCAGACCTGCAGCCTGTCGCCGCTCACCGGCTTCTACCGGACCGGCTGTTGCGATACCGGCGCCGACGACCTCGGGCTGCACATCGTCTGCACCGAGGTGACGGCCGAGTTTCTCGAATTCTCGCAGCAGCGCGGGAACGATCTGAGCACGCCGATGCCGGAGTTCGGATTCCCGGGACTGCAGCCGGGCGACCGCTGGTGCCTGTGCGTCACGCGCTGGAAGGAAGCCCTGGAAGCGGACATGGCGCCGCTGGTCCACCTGGAGGCGACGCATATGTCGGCGCTGGAGTTCGTTGACCTGGAAGATCTGCAGCGTCACGCCGTCCCGACGGAAGACTGA
- a CDS encoding ThuA domain-containing protein produces the protein MRSRLWSGLCLAVVLTFASAPASAAEPAKLKGLLITGGCCHDYQTQKQIIAKGLAQRMNIAFDIVHEGGTSKDHRVSVYEKPDWWKGYDVIVHNECFGDVQDEKFLAGILAAHTSGVPAVFIHCSMHSYRKSPAADQWREMIGVTSQRHEKQRAEDVKVVVADHPVMRGFPAEWKTPNGELYVIEKVWPNCTPLAQAFGPDTKQQHPVAWVNTFGKTRIFGTTLGHHNETMNSEEWLGLVSRGTLWAVDKLTDDGRPAAGFAGTGIGPITIDPPQPTPDPKFSK, from the coding sequence ATGCGAAGTCGTCTCTGGTCGGGGCTGTGTCTGGCTGTTGTGTTGACCTTTGCGAGCGCTCCGGCGAGCGCGGCAGAACCCGCAAAGCTGAAGGGACTGCTCATCACGGGCGGCTGCTGCCACGACTATCAGACCCAGAAGCAGATTATCGCTAAAGGCCTGGCCCAGCGGATGAATATTGCCTTCGACATCGTCCACGAAGGGGGAACGTCGAAGGATCATCGGGTCAGCGTTTACGAAAAGCCTGACTGGTGGAAGGGCTACGACGTCATCGTGCACAACGAGTGCTTCGGCGACGTGCAGGACGAGAAATTCCTGGCAGGAATTCTCGCCGCCCATACCAGCGGCGTCCCCGCCGTCTTCATTCACTGCTCAATGCACAGCTATCGGAAGTCTCCCGCCGCCGACCAGTGGCGCGAAATGATCGGCGTGACGTCGCAGCGGCACGAGAAGCAGCGAGCCGAAGATGTCAAAGTCGTCGTTGCCGACCATCCGGTGATGCGGGGCTTCCCCGCCGAGTGGAAGACGCCGAACGGCGAACTGTACGTCATCGAAAAGGTCTGGCCCAACTGCACCCCCCTCGCCCAGGCCTTCGGCCCGGATACGAAGCAGCAGCATCCCGTGGCGTGGGTCAACACCTTCGGAAAGACTCGCATCTTCGGTACCACGCTGGGGCACCACAATGAGACGATGAATTCCGAAGAATGGCTCGGCCTGGTCTCCCGCGGCACGTTGTGGGCTGTCGACAAGCTGACCGACGATGGCCGGCCGGCGGCGGGATTTGCGGGAACGGGCATCGGTCCGATCACGATCGATCCGCCGCAGCCGACGCCCGATCCGAAGTTCTCGAAATAG